The following proteins come from a genomic window of Pirellulales bacterium:
- the lipA gene encoding lipoyl synthase — MPIEFSKTALPIVELPIVELPIVELPTAELPTAGRAMTHRSCATGPASASGPPAEAQTRLPRWLKRNLPPGGGLHFTAGLISELGLETVCESAKCPNRMECWSAKTATFMILGNVCTRPCGFCSVPKGKTEALEANEPQRVAEAAVRLGLKHVVITSVTRDDLADGGAEHFYQSVLAVRERTGATIEVLTPDFLDKPGAIERMVAAAPEVFNHNTETVPRLYRRVRGRKSDYRWTLELLRQVKRLDPSIKTKSGLMLGLGETHDELLDTLADLRAAGCDLLTLGQYLQPTPAHLPVERYVPPEEFDELGQLARLLGFKQVASGPFVRSSYHAREMAEG; from the coding sequence GTGCCCATTGAATTTTCCAAGACCGCGCTGCCGATCGTCGAACTGCCGATCGTCGAATTGCCGATCGTCGAATTGCCGACTGCCGAATTGCCGACTGCCGGCCGGGCGATGACTCACCGATCGTGTGCGACCGGCCCCGCCAGCGCTTCCGGCCCGCCAGCCGAAGCTCAAACGCGCTTGCCCCGTTGGTTGAAACGGAATTTACCTCCCGGCGGCGGCCTGCATTTCACGGCCGGCTTGATCTCCGAGCTGGGCCTGGAAACGGTGTGCGAAAGCGCTAAATGCCCGAACCGCATGGAATGTTGGTCGGCCAAGACGGCCACGTTCATGATCCTCGGCAACGTGTGCACGCGGCCATGCGGCTTCTGCTCGGTGCCGAAAGGAAAGACCGAGGCCCTCGAGGCCAACGAGCCGCAGCGCGTCGCGGAAGCGGCCGTTCGGCTGGGGCTGAAGCACGTCGTGATCACCTCGGTGACGCGCGACGATCTGGCCGACGGCGGGGCCGAGCATTTTTATCAATCCGTGCTGGCCGTTCGAGAGCGAACCGGCGCGACGATTGAAGTGCTCACGCCCGATTTTCTCGACAAGCCGGGCGCGATCGAGCGGATGGTTGCGGCGGCGCCGGAAGTGTTCAACCACAACACGGAAACGGTGCCGCGATTGTATCGCCGCGTGCGCGGCAGAAAGAGCGATTATCGTTGGACGCTCGAATTGCTCCGGCAAGTCAAGCGGCTTGATCCGTCGATCAAAACCAAAAGCGGCCTGATGCTCGGCTTGGGCGAAACGCACGACGAACTGCTCGACACGCTCGCCGACCTGCGGGCCGCCGGCTGCGATTTGCTCACGCTCGGCCAATATCTCCAGCCGACGCCGGCCCATCTGCCGGTCGAGCGCTACGTGCCGCCGGAGGAATTCGACGAACTGGGCCAACTGGCCCGGCTGCTTGGCTTCAAGCAAGTGGCCAGCGGGCCATTCGTGCGGTCGAGCTACCACGCCCGCGAAATGGCGGAAGGTTAG